A single window of Actinoallomurus bryophytorum DNA harbors:
- a CDS encoding GNAT family N-acetyltransferase: protein MRRVQETDITAVVDLVRDLAEYERLTHEFEMTPDQLRVALFGPEPALFGHVAEVDGEVVGFTLWFLSFSTFRGTHGIYLEDLFVRPEHRGSGLGRALLTELAEECVRRGYARLEWSVLDWNAPSIGFYKSLGAAPRDGWTVFRLTDDALTTLGRGEGHPPGDA, encoded by the coding sequence ATTCGCCGCGTGCAGGAAACAGACATTACGGCGGTGGTCGATCTGGTGCGCGACCTCGCCGAATACGAACGACTCACGCACGAATTCGAGATGACACCCGACCAACTGCGCGTGGCGCTGTTCGGCCCGGAGCCCGCGCTGTTCGGTCACGTGGCCGAGGTCGACGGCGAGGTCGTCGGTTTCACGCTGTGGTTCCTGAGCTTCTCCACGTTCCGTGGCACGCACGGGATCTACCTGGAGGACCTGTTCGTACGGCCGGAACATCGAGGCAGCGGCCTGGGCCGCGCGCTGCTCACCGAACTCGCCGAGGAGTGCGTACGACGCGGCTATGCACGCCTGGAGTGGTCCGTGCTCGACTGGAACGCCCCCTCGATCGGCTTCTACAAGTCGCTCGGCGCCGCGCCAAGGGACGGGTGGACGGTGTTCCGTCTCACCGACGACGCCCTGACGACCTTGGGCAGAGGAGAAGGCCACCCGCCCGGCGACGCCTGA
- a CDS encoding YbjN domain-containing protein, which translates to MIRPDLDRLEQVLEQLQVSSLRDTRGRLATRWQCYSLFFTLDGEGDVYAARTIYDRFFTVDDKAALRGVLDEWNRDTTGLKVYTATDDDGTVIIVSEATMHIGGGVTSEQFAATTTAWLNAAGSFHVWLSQRLALAGLPGEPA; encoded by the coding sequence GTGATCAGGCCCGATCTCGACCGCCTCGAGCAGGTGCTGGAGCAGCTCCAGGTCTCCTCGCTAAGAGACACCCGAGGCCGCCTGGCGACGCGCTGGCAGTGCTACAGCCTCTTCTTCACCCTTGACGGCGAGGGCGATGTCTACGCCGCCCGCACGATCTACGACCGGTTCTTCACCGTGGACGACAAGGCCGCGCTCCGCGGCGTCCTCGACGAATGGAACCGCGACACCACCGGGCTGAAGGTCTACACCGCCACCGACGACGACGGCACCGTCATCATCGTGAGCGAGGCGACGATGCACATCGGCGGTGGCGTGACCAGCGAGCAGTTCGCCGCCACCACGACCGCGTGGCTCAACGCGGCCGGGTCCTTCCATGTCTGGCTGTCCCAGCGGCTCGCACTCGCAGGCCTGCCCGGAGAGCCCGCCTGA
- a CDS encoding DUF397 domain-containing protein: MTNPGHSPSTWRKSSHSGNGGNCVETMVTWQKSSRSGNGGNCVEVARVDRAVAHA, encoded by the coding sequence ATGACGAACCCAGGTCATTCCCCATCGACGTGGCGCAAGAGCAGCCACAGCGGCAACGGTGGCAACTGCGTCGAGACCATGGTCACGTGGCAGAAGAGCAGCCGCAGTGGCAACGGTGGCAACTGCGTCGAAGTGGCGCGCGTCGATCGGGCCGTCGCACACGCCTGA
- a CDS encoding helix-turn-helix domain-containing protein, whose product MPYTPTVRGRQLARELRHLREQAGMTGEQAAAKMDWEQSKISRMETAKMRITSGEVMELCETYGIDGGKREQLIQLARSARQRDWWREYSDYVKKGFIDFLAFEAEARTSHGYEAQVIPGILQCEEYARAILIGTQQRGSDEVDRNVEVRVARQQRVTQSTDPLNVWAVIDEAVLHRVGERPAAMIAQLKHLLVLGELGNVSIQVLPYRAGIHAAIDGPFVLLTFDGYPDLLYIEHLVGCVYLEKPAETDQGRLIFDHLRSAALNTSDSTVLIREKVKELSR is encoded by the coding sequence ATGCCGTACACCCCCACGGTCCGCGGTCGCCAGCTTGCCCGGGAGCTTCGTCACCTGCGAGAACAGGCCGGGATGACCGGCGAGCAGGCAGCGGCGAAGATGGACTGGGAGCAATCGAAAATCAGTCGTATGGAGACCGCCAAGATGCGGATCACCTCCGGTGAGGTGATGGAGCTCTGCGAGACCTACGGCATCGACGGCGGTAAGCGCGAGCAGCTCATTCAGCTCGCCCGCAGCGCCCGGCAGCGTGACTGGTGGCGTGAGTACAGCGACTACGTCAAGAAGGGCTTCATCGACTTCCTGGCCTTCGAGGCCGAGGCGCGGACCTCGCACGGATACGAGGCGCAGGTCATCCCCGGCATCCTCCAGTGCGAGGAGTACGCACGTGCCATCCTGATCGGCACGCAGCAGCGGGGCTCGGACGAGGTCGACCGTAACGTCGAGGTACGCGTCGCGCGCCAGCAGCGCGTGACCCAGTCGACGGACCCGCTGAACGTCTGGGCGGTCATCGACGAGGCGGTGCTCCACCGCGTCGGCGAACGCCCCGCGGCCATGATCGCGCAGTTGAAGCACCTGCTCGTGCTCGGCGAGCTCGGGAATGTGTCGATCCAAGTGCTCCCATACCGGGCTGGAATTCACGCCGCGATTGATGGCCCTTTTGTTCTTCTGACCTTCGACGGCTATCCGGACCTGCTATACATCGAGCACCTAGTGGGGTGTGTCTATCTGGAGAAGCCCGCCGAGACAGATCAGGGCCGCCTGATATTCGACCACCTCCGCTCGGCGGCGCTCAACACCAGCGACTCGACGGTGTTGATTCGCGAGAAAGTGAAGGAACTCTCACGATAA
- a CDS encoding ATP-binding protein: MEEYPDDRVLIWRRSFPGLAAHVRQAREFTGFLLADLPRVDDAVLVVSEFAANALRHTASSRPGGHYLLEVQRWRDGASVALTDEGSHKVPRVPEPDDLSECGRGLQTVRALATEWHWTGDCRGRTFTAAFIVHAHAVLVSSISSSEVFGAHVALCEPAMLTSDTV; the protein is encoded by the coding sequence ATGGAGGAGTATCCGGACGATCGCGTACTCATATGGCGGCGATCCTTTCCCGGATTGGCCGCGCACGTACGCCAAGCCCGCGAATTCACCGGCTTCCTCCTCGCCGACCTGCCCCGGGTCGACGACGCGGTCCTGGTGGTCAGCGAGTTCGCCGCCAACGCCCTGCGGCACACCGCCTCGTCCCGGCCCGGCGGCCACTACCTGCTGGAAGTCCAGCGCTGGCGCGATGGCGCCTCGGTGGCACTGACCGACGAGGGCAGCCACAAGGTGCCCCGGGTCCCCGAGCCCGACGACCTGTCCGAGTGCGGCCGCGGCCTGCAGACCGTACGCGCCCTGGCCACCGAGTGGCACTGGACCGGCGACTGCCGCGGGCGCACGTTCACCGCGGCGTTCATCGTCCACGCCCACGCGGTCTTGGTCTCGAGCATCAGCTCGTCAGAGGTGTTCGGCGCCCATGTGGCGCTGTGCGAGCCCGCCATGCTCACGTCCGACACCGTCTGA
- a CDS encoding MarR family winged helix-turn-helix transcriptional regulator, producing MYLRRYILRDMDGVRLHRLGKRLIDLSRDVTTSAGDASLTSAEIAVIEDVLKNPGSPVSEIKVRTGFAQSHVSESVARLKGRGLIETFADPADRRRTRVRLSETARRAVLERAGRSADDVITRAIADRGRAERVSALLDELAELIL from the coding sequence ATGTATCTGCGCCGATATATCCTGCGGGACATGGACGGCGTACGGCTCCACCGGCTGGGCAAGCGGCTGATCGACCTGTCTCGTGACGTCACCACCTCCGCCGGTGACGCGTCGTTGACGTCGGCCGAGATCGCGGTGATCGAGGACGTGCTGAAGAACCCCGGTAGTCCGGTCAGTGAGATCAAGGTGCGTACGGGCTTCGCGCAGAGTCACGTGTCGGAGTCGGTCGCGCGGCTGAAGGGGCGCGGTCTGATCGAGACCTTCGCGGATCCGGCGGACAGGAGGCGGACGAGGGTACGGCTGAGCGAGACCGCTCGCAGGGCGGTGCTCGAACGGGCCGGTCGGTCGGCGGACGACGTCATCACGCGCGCGATCGCCGATCGCGGGCGGGCTGAGCGCGTAAGCGCCCTGTTGGACGAGCTCGCCGAGTTAATCCTGTAA
- a CDS encoding SAM-dependent methyltransferase, translated as MEPSASLSGVGGTSLGVARARAWESGRPDRLFDDPYAAAFAAAAPVTRRAVSPGSARARLAFHVIIRTRFYDDYLLAACAAGCRQVVLLAAGLDTRAYRLPWPEGVRLYELDLPEVLTFKESVLAGQEAVPRCSLTALPVDLRSEWPATLTDAGFDPGAPTAWLIEGLLVYLTASEASLLLTRVGSLSAPGSRVSFERNNAASTIASGDRTGITEYATLWKGGLGEDTADWLDRNGWRTEVHELADVAASYGRPVPDASLSGFLTATY; from the coding sequence ATGGAACCTTCTGCGTCCCTGAGCGGCGTCGGCGGCACGTCACTCGGAGTGGCACGCGCACGCGCATGGGAGAGCGGCCGGCCCGACCGGCTGTTCGACGACCCGTACGCCGCGGCATTCGCCGCCGCCGCCCCTGTCACCCGGCGAGCCGTCTCACCGGGCTCCGCGCGGGCCCGGCTCGCCTTCCATGTCATCATCCGCACACGCTTCTACGACGACTACCTGCTCGCCGCCTGCGCCGCGGGCTGCCGCCAGGTGGTGCTCCTCGCCGCCGGCCTGGACACGCGCGCGTACCGCCTGCCGTGGCCGGAGGGCGTACGCCTGTACGAGCTGGACCTGCCCGAGGTGCTGACCTTCAAGGAGAGTGTGCTGGCCGGGCAGGAGGCGGTTCCACGGTGCTCGCTGACCGCACTGCCCGTGGACCTACGCTCGGAGTGGCCCGCCACGCTGACCGATGCCGGCTTCGACCCGGGCGCCCCGACCGCGTGGCTTATCGAGGGGCTCCTCGTCTACCTGACGGCCTCGGAGGCCTCGCTCCTTCTGACACGGGTCGGCTCACTGTCCGCGCCCGGCAGCCGGGTCTCCTTCGAGCGGAACAACGCCGCCTCGACCATCGCCTCGGGAGACCGTACGGGCATCACGGAGTACGCGACGCTGTGGAAGGGCGGCCTGGGCGAGGACACCGCGGATTGGCTCGACCGGAACGGCTGGCGGACCGAGGTGCACGAACTGGCCGACGTCGCCGCCTCCTACGGCCGACCGGTACCGGACGCGTCGCTCAGCGGCTTCCTGACGGCGACGTACTGA
- a CDS encoding tartrate dehydrogenase: protein MNAHRIAAIPGDGIGKEVLPAAQRVLDEAASRHGFALSWCELPWGCAWYAEHGTMMPPDGIDRLGETDAIFLGAVGWPGVPDHVSLWGLLIPIRRAFNQYVNLRPARLLPGLASPLRECGRFDVAIVRENTEGEYSEVGGRFATPAGDVAVQESIFTRRGCERVLRYAFDLARARGGRLVSATKSNGLVHTMPFWDEVTAEVANGHPDVEWRRMHVDALAARFITHPEDLDVVVGSNLFGDILSDVAAAVSGSLGVAPSANLDPTGENPSMFEPVHGSAPDIAGRGVANPIAQIWCGAMMLEHLGHPAAAADVLAAIERVTAEPALHTRDLGGTASTEEATSAVIAALPAR, encoded by the coding sequence GTGAACGCGCACCGGATCGCCGCGATCCCCGGTGATGGCATCGGCAAGGAGGTGTTGCCAGCGGCACAAAGGGTGCTGGACGAGGCCGCCTCGCGGCACGGCTTCGCCTTGAGCTGGTGTGAGCTGCCGTGGGGCTGCGCGTGGTACGCGGAGCACGGCACGATGATGCCGCCGGACGGCATCGACCGGCTGGGTGAGACGGACGCGATCTTCCTCGGGGCGGTCGGCTGGCCCGGTGTCCCCGACCATGTCTCGCTGTGGGGGCTGCTCATCCCGATTCGGCGGGCGTTCAACCAGTACGTCAACCTCCGTCCGGCGCGGCTGTTGCCCGGTCTGGCCAGTCCGCTGCGCGAATGCGGCCGGTTCGACGTCGCCATCGTCCGGGAGAACACCGAAGGGGAGTACTCCGAGGTCGGCGGGAGGTTCGCCACGCCTGCCGGTGACGTTGCCGTACAGGAGTCGATCTTCACCCGGCGCGGTTGCGAGCGGGTGCTGCGGTACGCCTTCGACCTGGCACGTGCCCGCGGTGGCCGGCTGGTCTCGGCGACCAAGTCCAACGGGCTTGTGCACACGATGCCGTTCTGGGACGAGGTCACCGCCGAGGTCGCGAACGGCCACCCCGACGTGGAGTGGCGGCGGATGCACGTCGACGCGCTGGCCGCGCGGTTCATCACCCATCCCGAGGACCTCGACGTCGTCGTCGGCTCGAACCTGTTCGGCGACATCCTCAGCGACGTCGCCGCGGCGGTCTCCGGGTCGCTCGGCGTCGCTCCTTCGGCCAATCTCGACCCCACCGGTGAGAACCCCTCGATGTTCGAGCCGGTCCACGGCTCGGCCCCCGACATCGCCGGCCGCGGCGTGGCCAACCCGATCGCGCAGATCTGGTGTGGCGCGATGATGCTGGAGCACCTCGGGCATCCGGCGGCGGCGGCCGACGTACTCGCCGCAATCGAGAGGGTCACGGCCGAGCCGGCACTGCACACCCGCGACCTTGGCGGTACGGCGAGCACCGAGGAGGCGACTTCGGCCGTGATCGCGGCACTGCCGGCGCGGTGA
- a CDS encoding LamB/YcsF family protein, protein MTWKININTDVGDGYGQWRLGVDEEILSLVPTVNIACGFHAGDPRIMHRVTARAVELGVDVGAHVSLPDLRGFGRRPMEIDPGDLRDDVLYQVGSLDAFVRAEGGAMRHVKPHGALYTMCGKRVDYAQALLEAVAKYDDELIVITGPGWPQRLAADYGLTVVGEGYIDLDYRPDGYPEAEETRRPRDPEDVALRALRIVKEHTAKALDGSAIEVVTPTLCLHGDRSVIRHVRERLAEEDVDVVGLSSALAAA, encoded by the coding sequence GTGACTTGGAAGATCAACATCAATACAGACGTCGGCGACGGGTATGGGCAGTGGCGGCTCGGGGTCGACGAGGAGATTCTCTCGCTTGTGCCGACTGTCAACATCGCCTGTGGCTTCCACGCCGGTGACCCGCGCATTATGCACCGGGTCACGGCCCGGGCCGTGGAGTTGGGGGTCGACGTCGGAGCTCATGTCTCGTTGCCCGATCTGCGCGGGTTCGGGCGGCGGCCGATGGAGATCGATCCGGGTGACCTGCGTGATGACGTGTTGTATCAGGTCGGTTCGCTGGACGCGTTCGTGCGGGCCGAAGGCGGTGCAATGCGGCACGTCAAGCCGCATGGCGCGCTGTACACCATGTGCGGCAAACGGGTGGACTATGCGCAGGCGCTGCTCGAGGCGGTCGCCAAGTATGACGACGAGCTGATCGTCATCACCGGACCGGGGTGGCCGCAGCGGCTTGCCGCGGACTACGGGCTCACCGTCGTGGGCGAGGGCTACATCGACCTGGACTACCGGCCCGACGGCTACCCCGAGGCCGAGGAAACGCGACGGCCCCGCGACCCCGAAGACGTCGCACTCCGCGCCCTCCGGATCGTCAAGGAGCACACCGCCAAGGCGCTCGACGGCTCCGCGATCGAGGTCGTGACGCCGACGTTGTGCCTGCACGGCGACAGAAGCGTGATCCGGCACGTACGCGAGCGTCTCGCCGAAGAGGACGTTGACGTCGTCGGTCTCAGCTCGGCGCTGGCGGCGGCGTGA
- a CDS encoding caspase, EACC1-associated type: MKLPEATKSRAVLVGTSHHEFLPALPAVVNNLTALREALCSQDIWGLPPQYCATVCDPTDSTQMLDPVRNASREATDTLILYFAGHGLTNQRGELYLSLCKSEEQKPYSAVKYEDVRDQLVDSRATRRIVILDCCFSGLALGSMAGEISAVVNEASIEGTYILAAAPENRIALARPGEEYTAFTGELLNVVQGGLAGKPELLTLDTIFNHVRDVMCEKSLPVPQKRDRNTAGQLTLVKNRASRRERHGPGYGSFSGIAAGTVFPSRHDLHKAGIHRPLQAGICGTADQGGAESIVVSGGYKDDKDYGDVIIYTGHGGRDPNTGAQIKDQDPTDPGNAALLRNILTGVPVRVIRGASGDPKYSPPSGYSYDGLFSVEQYWSTPGIDGPRILQFRLEQIDDESTSAREGPQARTGQPQSNRRGGPAPNQWERVASGVYRDRRISERVIEAHDSECQICGTFLEAPGGRRYARAVHIRGLSVPHEGPDVPENILCLCPNHSVLFELGSFTMNDDLEIIDEVSKEIVGDLRTNKKHRVGVDYIRYHRNLYRF, translated from the coding sequence GTGAAGCTGCCGGAAGCTACAAAGTCACGTGCCGTGCTTGTCGGCACTAGCCATCACGAGTTCTTGCCCGCCCTGCCCGCCGTGGTCAACAATCTCACGGCGCTGCGCGAAGCTCTATGCAGTCAAGATATCTGGGGCCTGCCTCCGCAGTACTGCGCGACAGTGTGCGATCCCACCGATAGCACTCAGATGCTTGACCCAGTGCGGAACGCTTCCCGCGAGGCCACGGATACGCTCATCCTATATTTTGCCGGACACGGGCTCACCAACCAGAGGGGAGAACTTTATCTCTCCCTGTGTAAATCGGAAGAGCAGAAACCTTATAGTGCTGTCAAATACGAAGACGTTCGCGATCAGTTGGTCGACAGTAGAGCGACTCGCCGTATCGTAATTCTGGACTGCTGCTTCAGTGGCCTTGCTCTTGGATCGATGGCAGGCGAGATTTCTGCGGTAGTTAATGAAGCTAGTATCGAAGGAACTTATATTCTCGCTGCTGCTCCAGAAAATCGGATAGCGCTTGCCCGTCCTGGTGAGGAGTACACGGCATTCACCGGTGAGTTGTTGAACGTTGTCCAGGGTGGCTTGGCAGGAAAACCCGAGCTGCTTACTCTAGACACAATCTTCAACCATGTTCGTGACGTGATGTGCGAGAAGAGTCTGCCCGTTCCGCAAAAACGAGACCGAAACACGGCCGGGCAACTCACATTGGTGAAGAATCGAGCCTCTCGCAGGGAAAGACATGGGCCGGGCTACGGGAGCTTCAGTGGGATCGCGGCCGGTACTGTCTTTCCAAGTCGGCATGACCTGCACAAGGCTGGAATCCATCGACCCCTGCAGGCCGGAATCTGCGGGACCGCCGATCAGGGCGGTGCCGAGTCCATCGTAGTTTCTGGCGGATATAAAGACGACAAGGACTACGGGGATGTGATCATTTATACGGGGCACGGTGGTCGAGACCCTAATACCGGTGCCCAGATTAAAGATCAAGATCCTACCGACCCTGGAAATGCGGCTCTGCTTCGCAACATCCTGACAGGGGTTCCGGTTAGAGTTATACGCGGCGCTAGTGGCGATCCAAAATATTCTCCCCCAAGCGGATATAGCTACGATGGCCTTTTCTCTGTCGAGCAGTACTGGTCTACACCTGGCATTGACGGTCCTCGAATCCTCCAATTCCGGCTAGAGCAAATTGACGACGAATCCACGAGTGCTCGCGAAGGCCCGCAGGCGAGGACCGGGCAGCCACAGTCGAACCGGCGCGGGGGTCCAGCCCCCAATCAATGGGAGCGCGTCGCTAGCGGTGTATACCGAGATCGGCGCATCTCGGAGCGCGTAATTGAAGCACACGACTCCGAATGCCAAATATGCGGAACCTTCCTTGAGGCTCCAGGTGGTAGGCGTTACGCGCGGGCGGTCCATATTCGTGGACTGAGTGTTCCCCATGAAGGGCCGGACGTTCCGGAGAACATCCTGTGCCTATGTCCGAATCACTCGGTGCTATTCGAGCTTGGCTCGTTTACCATGAATGACGATCTTGAAATCATCGACGAGGTAAGCAAAGAAATCGTCGGCGACTTGCGTACGAATAAAAAACACCGAGTGGGTGTGGACTACATTCGGTATCACAGAAACCTCTACCGCTTCTGA
- a CDS encoding effector-associated constant component EACC1, whose protein sequence is MAINVYMSGDQAEQELRSLFAWLQQESSVRRQALLSLESTPPAAGEMGGVLEGIKVVADEGFQAANFAIAYASWRATRSKRPKVTIKQAGIEITLDDADPETVEKIVTALKRDAP, encoded by the coding sequence GTGGCGATCAACGTGTACATGAGCGGTGATCAGGCTGAGCAGGAGCTTCGATCTCTGTTTGCCTGGCTGCAGCAGGAATCGAGCGTGCGGCGCCAAGCCCTGCTGTCCCTCGAATCAACTCCGCCCGCGGCCGGTGAGATGGGCGGAGTGCTGGAGGGTATTAAGGTCGTCGCGGATGAGGGCTTCCAGGCGGCTAACTTCGCCATCGCCTATGCGTCTTGGCGTGCCACCCGTAGCAAGCGGCCAAAGGTAACCATCAAGCAGGCGGGGATTGAGATCACCCTCGATGATGCAGACCCCGAAACGGTCGAGAAGATCGTTACCGCGCTTAAGCGCGATGCGCCGTGA
- a CDS encoding cytochrome P450: MQRLVDPVRYGVEGQPHDLWAELRLSPPTWCSVENYPPFWAVTRHADVRAVSVAPHLFSSQTEVVARPLDPPLGSIAPSILGTDPPEHRDYRNLTLPYFKPRALRPLAARIREITRALLDTAPSSLDFVADFAAWHPLRMLCELLGVPDEDVVLEMTNGLIGSADPEFAGSRRFGPYLRALIADRRAQPRDDLSSLIANSPLSDRAAVTYLMIIAVAGHDTTRSALAGGMLALISNPSQLALLRSRPDLYESAANEIVRYTSPVVHFLRMAVEDCELGGRQIRAGDRLMLFYPSANRDSAVFEDPYAFRVDRDPNPHLGWGVGEHYCLGANLARLEIRILLEELIPRLESVELTGDPEWMASNVVCGVKHLPISWQLSRKG; the protein is encoded by the coding sequence ATGCAAAGACTCGTCGACCCCGTGCGGTACGGCGTGGAGGGACAGCCTCACGACCTGTGGGCTGAGCTGCGCCTTTCTCCGCCGACTTGGTGCTCAGTTGAGAACTATCCGCCGTTCTGGGCGGTGACACGGCACGCCGACGTACGCGCGGTTTCTGTGGCCCCGCACCTGTTCAGCTCGCAGACCGAGGTGGTGGCGAGGCCCCTGGACCCGCCGCTCGGGTCGATCGCGCCCTCGATCCTGGGTACCGACCCGCCCGAGCACCGGGACTACCGGAACCTGACGCTGCCCTACTTCAAGCCGCGAGCCCTCCGGCCGCTGGCCGCGCGCATCCGTGAGATCACCCGGGCGCTGCTGGACACCGCGCCGTCTTCTTTGGATTTCGTCGCGGACTTCGCGGCCTGGCACCCCCTGCGGATGCTGTGCGAGCTCCTGGGCGTCCCGGACGAGGACGTCGTGCTGGAGATGACGAACGGCCTGATCGGCAGCGCGGACCCGGAGTTCGCCGGCTCCCGCCGCTTCGGCCCGTATTTGCGCGCCCTGATCGCCGACCGCCGCGCGCAACCCCGTGATGACCTGTCGTCCCTGATCGCCAACTCGCCGCTTTCCGACCGCGCCGCGGTCACGTACCTAATGATCATCGCGGTGGCGGGCCATGACACGACGCGGAGCGCTCTGGCCGGCGGCATGCTGGCGTTGATCTCCAACCCGTCGCAGCTTGCGCTGCTTAGGTCACGCCCGGACCTGTACGAGAGCGCCGCCAACGAGATCGTCCGTTATACGTCACCGGTGGTCCACTTCTTGCGGATGGCTGTGGAGGACTGCGAGCTGGGCGGCCGGCAGATCCGAGCCGGCGACCGGCTGATGCTCTTCTACCCGTCGGCCAACCGTGACTCGGCCGTCTTCGAGGACCCGTACGCCTTCCGCGTCGACCGCGACCCGAACCCCCACCTGGGCTGGGGCGTCGGCGAGCATTACTGCCTGGGCGCCAACCTGGCCCGCCTGGAGATCCGCATCCTGCTGGAGGAACTCATCCCCCGCCTGGAGTCGGTAGAACTGACCGGCGACCCGGAGTGGATGGCCAGCAACGTCGTGTGCGGCGTGAAACACCTGCCGATCAGCTGGCAGCTGTCGCGTAAAGGGTGA
- a CDS encoding trypsin-like serine peptidase, protein MRRVMVAVGLVAALCGGCAGSGLPRPVSNATSWSRERFLRAHPPSGTPTAEPATFGKRVGALFSHDTKGDHFCTASAVDSPGRNLIITAAHCVHAGGGGGYLRDLVFVPGYRNGAAPYGIWKVKAQFVDEGWAKDSDPDLDVGFAVLEPRDGRNIADVLGSNLLGINQGFGNIVRVTGYPTSSGEPVTCINRTTQELKYQMRFACNGYPPGTSGSPWLTHYDPKTKRGEVVGVIGGYQLGGLVDAVSYSAYFDDDVRRLYERAIGQSVAN, encoded by the coding sequence ATGCGCAGGGTCATGGTGGCGGTCGGGCTGGTCGCCGCGCTGTGCGGCGGGTGCGCCGGCTCAGGGCTGCCGCGGCCGGTGAGCAACGCGACCTCCTGGAGCCGGGAGCGCTTCCTGAGGGCCCATCCCCCGAGCGGCACGCCGACCGCGGAGCCTGCGACGTTCGGTAAGCGCGTCGGTGCCCTGTTCTCCCACGACACCAAGGGCGACCACTTCTGTACGGCCAGCGCCGTCGACAGTCCGGGACGCAATCTGATCATCACCGCGGCCCACTGTGTGCACGCCGGTGGCGGCGGCGGTTATCTGAGGGATCTCGTCTTCGTCCCCGGCTACCGCAACGGCGCCGCGCCGTACGGGATCTGGAAGGTCAAGGCGCAGTTCGTGGACGAGGGTTGGGCCAAGGACTCCGATCCCGATCTCGACGTCGGGTTCGCCGTCCTCGAGCCGCGCGACGGCAGGAACATCGCGGACGTGCTCGGCTCCAACCTGCTCGGCATCAACCAGGGGTTCGGCAACATCGTCCGCGTCACCGGGTACCCGACCAGCTCCGGGGAGCCCGTCACCTGCATTAACAGGACCACCCAGGAGCTGAAGTACCAGATGCGCTTCGCCTGCAACGGGTACCCGCCCGGCACGAGCGGCAGTCCCTGGCTCACCCACTACGACCCCAAGACCAAGCGAGGCGAGGTGGTCGGGGTGATCGGCGGGTACCAGCTCGGTGGTCTCGTCGACGCGGTCTCCTACAGCGCTTACTTCGACGACGACGTACGGCGCCTGTACGAGCGGGCCATAGGCCAAAGTGTCGCGAACTGA